The Nicotiana tabacum cultivar K326 chromosome 14, ASM71507v2, whole genome shotgun sequence genome contains a region encoding:
- the LOC107795637 gene encoding pleiotropic drug resistance protein 1-like, which produces MEPANLSNLRGSSLRGSTRGSLRANSNSIWRNNGVEIFSRSSRDEDDEEALKWAALEKLPTFDRLRKGLLFGSQGAAAEVDINDLGFQERKNLLERLVKVADEDNEKFLLKLKNRIDRVGIDLPTIEVRYEHLNIDADAYVGSRGLPTFMNFMTNFVETLLNSLHILPSRKRQLTILKDISGIIKPCRMTLLLGPPSSGKTTLLLALAGKLDPALKVTGKVSYNGHELHEFVPQRTAAYISQHDLHIGEMTVRETLEFSARCQGVGSRFEMLAELSRREKAANIKPDADIDIYMKAAATEGQEANVVTDYVLKILGLDICADTMVGDDMIRGISGGQKKRVTTGEMLVGPAKALFMDEISTGLDSSTTYSIVNSLRQSVQILKGTAVISLLQPAPETYNLFDDIILLSDGYIVYQGPRDDVLEFFESMGFKCPQRKGVADFLQEVTSKKDQQQYWSKRNERYRFITSKEFAEAYESFHVGRKLGDELATPFDKTKCHPAALTNDKYGIGKKELLKVCTERELLLMKRNSFVYMFKFSQLTIMALITMTLFFRTEMPRDTTDDGGIYAGALFFVVIMIMFNGMSELAMTIFKLPVFYKQRDLLFFPSWAYALPSWILKIPVTLVEVGLWVILTYYVIGFDPNISRFLKHFLLLIVVNQMASGLFRFIGAMGRTMGVASTFGSFALLLQFALGGFVLSRDDVKSWWIWGYWTSPMMYSVNSILVNEFDGKKWNHIVSGGNETLGTTVVKSRGFFPEAYWYWIGVGALVGFTIVFNFCYSLALAFLNPFDKPQAVLPEDGENAENVEVSSQITSTDGGDSITESQNNNKKGMVLPFEPHSITFDDVVYSVDMPQEMKEQGAGEDRLVLLKGVSGAFRPGVLTALMGVSGAGKTTLMDVLAGRKTGGYIDGDIKISGYPKKQETFARISGYCEQNDIHSPYVTVYESLVYSAWLRLPQNVDETTRKMFVDEVMELVELRPLRSALVGLPGVNGLSTEQRKRLTIAVELVANPSIIFMDEPTSGLDARAAAIVMRAVRNTVDTGRTVVCTIHQPSIDIFEAFDELFLMKRGGQEIYVGPLGRHSCHLIKYFESNPGVAKIKEGYNPATWMLEVTASAQEMMLGVDFTDVYKNSDLYRRNKALISELGVPRPGSKDLHFETQYSQSFWTQCMACLWKQHWSYWRNPAYTAVRFIFTTFIALIFGTMFWDLGTKVSKSQDLLNAMGSMYAAVLFLGVQNASSVQPVVAVERTVFYRERAAGMYSAIPYAFGQVSIEIPYIFVQSVFYGIIVYAMIGFEWDVGKFFWYLFIMFFTLLYFTFYGMMSVAVTPNQNVASIVAAFFYGVWNLFSGFIVPRPRMPVWWRWYYWANPVAWTLYGLVASQFGDIQTTLSDNETVEQFLRRYFGFKHDFLGVVAAVLTAYVFVFAFTFAFAIKAFNFQRR; this is translated from the exons ATGGAGCCAGCAAATTTAAGTAATTTGCGAGGGAGTAGTTTAAGAGGAAGTACGAGAGGGAGTTTAAGGGCAAATAGTAATTCAATATGGAGAAATAATGGTGTAGAAATTTTCTCACGTTCATCtagagatgaagatgatgaagaagcaCTTAAATGGGCTGCTCTTGAAAAACTTCCAACTTTTGATAGATTAAGAAAAGGTCTTTTATTTGGATCACAAGGTGCTGCTGCTGAAGTTGATATCAATGATCTTGGTTTTCAAGAAAGAAAGAATTTGCTTGAGAGACTTGTTAAAGTTGCTGACGAAGATAATGAGAAGTTCTTGTTGAAACTCAAGAACAGAATTGACAG GGTTGGAATTGATTTGCCAACAATAGAAGTGAGATATGAGCATCTAAATATTGATGCAGATGCATATGTGGGAAGTAGAGGTTTGCCTACATTTATGAACTTCATGACTAACTTTGTTGAG ACATTGTTGAACTCTTTGCATATTCTTCCAAGTAGAAAGAGGCAACTTACTATTCTTAAGGATATTAGTGGTATTATCAAGCCCTGTAGAATGACTCTACTTTTGGGACCTCCTAGTTCTGGAAAAACAACTTTGTTGTTAGCTTTGGCTGGAAAACTTGATCCTGCTCTAAAG GTAACGGGGAAGGTGTCATATAATGGACATGAATTACATGAATTTGTGCCACAAAGAACAGCAGCTTATATTAGTCAACATGATTTGCATATTGGAGAAATGACTGTTAGAGAAACTTTGGAGTTTTCTGCAAGATGTCAAGGCGTTGGCTCTCGTTTTG AAATGTTAGCTGAGCTGTCAAGAAGAGAAAAAGCAGCTAATATCAAACCAGATGCTGATATTGACATCTATATGAAG GCTGCAGCAACAGAAGGACAAGAAGCCAATGTTGTTACAGATTATGTTCTTAAG ATTTTGGGACTGGATATTTGTGCTGATACTATGGTGGGAGATGATATGATAAGGGGTATTTCAGGAGGACAAAAGAAGCGTGTGACGACCGGTGAAATGCTTGTTGGACCAGCTAAAGCACTTTTCATGGATGAAATATCAACTGGATTGGACAGTTCTACAACATACTCCATTGTGAATTCCTTAAGGCAATCTGTTCAAATCTTGAAGGGAACTGCTGTTATTTCTCTGTTGCAGCCTGCCCCCGAGACCTACAACCTGTTCGATGATATTATCCTGTTATCCGACGGGTATATTGTTTATCAGGGTCCGCGTGATGATGTGCTCGAGTTCTTTGAATCCATGGGATTCAAATGCCCCCAGAGAAAAGGCGTGGCCGACTTCTTGCAAGAA GTGACATCAAAGAAAGATCAACAGCAATATTGGTCAAAGAGGAATGAGCGTTATAGGTTTATCACATCGAAAGAATTTGCTGAGGCATATGAGTCTTTTCATGTTGGAAGGAAACTAGGCGACGAGCTTGCTACTCCATTTGACAAGACCAAATGTCACCCTGCTGCTTTGACTAATGATAAGTATGGTATAGGAAAGAAAGAGCTGTTGAAGGTTTGCACTGAAAGAGAACTTCTACTAATGAAGAGGAACTCGTTTGTTTACATGTTCAAGTTCTCTCAG CTTACGATAATGGCTCTTATAACAATGACACTCTTCTTCCGTACTGAGATGCCACGAGATACTACAGATGATGGAGGAATATATGCCGGTGCTCTCTTTTTCGTGGTGATTATGATTATGTTCAACGGGATGTCTGAGCTTGCCATGACAATTTTCAAGCTTCCCGTCTTTTACAAGCAAAGAGACCTTCTCTTTTTCCCTTCATGGGCTTATGCACTTCCATCATGGATCCTCAAAATCCCTGTAACACTTGTTGAAGTCGGTCTTTGGGTGATCTTAACATATTATGTCATTGGATTTGATCCTAATATTTCAAG attTTTGAAACATTTCTTGCTGCTTATAGTTGTAAACCAGATGGCATCAGGATTGTTTAGATTCATTGGGGCAATGGGAAGGACCATGGGAGTTGCGAGTACATTTGGATCATTTGCTCTTCTTTTACAATTTGCATTGGGTGGTTTCGTCCTTTCACGAG ATGATGTGAAAAGCTGGTGGATTTGGGGTTACTGGACTTCGCCGATGATGTATTCAGTGAATTCAATTCTTGTGAACGAATTCGATGGGAAAAAATGGAATCAT ATTGTGTCAGGTGGAAACGAGACCCTTGGAACTACAGTTGTGAAGTCTCGAGGATTCTTTCCCGAGGCATACTGGTACTGGATTGGTGTTGGGGCACTTGTCGGATTTACAATTGTGTTTAACTTCTGCTACAGTCTTGCACTCGCTTTTCTCAACC CATTTGATAAGCCACAAGCAGTGCTACCAGAAGACGGTGAGAATGCTGAAAATGTTGAAGTTTCATCCCAGATAACTAGCACAGATGGAGGAGATTCTATCACTGAGagccaaaataataataagaagggAATGGTTCTTCCATTTGAACCCCATTCTATCACCTTCGATGATGTTGTATACTCCGTTGACATGCCTCAG GAAATGAAAGAACAAGGTGCTGGTGAAGATAGATTGGTACTTCTAAAGGGTGTGAGTGGAGCTTTCAGACCAGGTGTTCTCACGGCTTTGATGGGAGTTAGTGGGGCTGGTAAAACAACATTAATGGATGTTTTGGCGGGAAGAAAAACAGGAGGATACATTGACGGCGACATCAAGATTTCTGGCTATCCCAAGAAGCAAGAAACCTTTGCTCGTATTTCTGGTTACTGTGAGCAGAACGACATCCATTCACCTTATGTTACAGTTTACGAGTCCCTGGTTTACTCAGCATGGCTTCGTTTACCCCAAAATGTTGATGAAACAACTAGAAAG ATGTTTGTTGATGaagttatggaacttgttgaGCTTAGACCCTTAAGATCAGCCTTAGTCGGGTTGCCAGGAGTCAACGGTCTCTCAACTGAGCAACGCAAAAGATTGACCATTGCGGTTGAATTGGTAGCAAACCCCTCTATCATTTTCATGGATGAACCAACTTCAGGGCTGGACGCAAGAGCTGCTGCGATTGTTATGAGAGCGGTTAGGAACACTGTCGATACTGGAAGAACCGTTGTTTGTACTATTCATCAGCCTAGCATCGACATTTTTGAAGCCTTTGATGAG CTATTTCTAATGAAACGAGGAGGACAAGAGATTTACGTAGGTCCATTGGGTCGCCATTCTTGCCATTTGATCAAATACTTTGAG TCAAATCCTGGGGTAGCAAAAATCAAGGAGGGTTACAACCCAGCAACTTGGATGTTAGAAGTCACAGCCTCGGCTCAAGAAATGATGTTAGGCGTTGATTTCACCGACGTATACAAGAACTCAGACCTGTACAGGAGGAACAAAGCATTGATTAGTGAATTAGGCGTCCCTCGCCCTGGTTCAAAGGACTTGCATTTTGAAACTCAATACTCACAATCATTCTGGACGCAATGTATGGCTTGCCTATGGAAGCAACACTGGTCATACTGGCGTAATCCAGCTTACACCGCAGTCAGATTCATCTTCACGACATTCATAGCACTAATCTTCGGGACAATGTTCTGGGATCTTGGTACTAAAGT GAGCAAGAGCCAAGATCTTTTAAACGCCATGGGATCAATGTATGCTGCTGTTCTCTTCCTTGGTGTACAAAATGCATCATCAGTGCAACCAGTTGTAGCCGTTGAGCGTACAGTATTTTACAGAGAAAGAGCTGCTGGAATGTACTCTGCCATCCCCTATGCCTTTGGACAG GTTTCCATTGAAATCCCTTACATATTTGTACAATCTGTGTTTTATGGTATCATCGTCTATGCTATGATTGGATTCGAATGGGATGTTGGCAAGTTCTTTTGGTACTTGTTCATCATGTTTTTCACCCTTTTGTACTTTACATTCTATGGTATGATGAGTGTGGCTGTCACACCAAATCAAAACGTGGCTTCGATTGTTGCTGCCTTCTTCTATGGTGTATGGAATCTCTTCTCAGGATTCATCGTTCCACGACCT CGTATGCCTGTATGGTGGAGATGGTACTACTGGGCTAACCCTGTTGCATGGACCTTGTATGGTTTGGTTGCATCACAATTCGGAGACATCCAAACGACACTATCTGATAATGAAACTGTGGAACAATTCTTGAGACGTTACTTTGGGTTTAAGCATGATTTTCTTGGAGTTGTTGCAGCTGTGCTCACTGCATATGTCTTTGTGTTTGCCTTTACATTTGCTTTTGCCATCAAGGCGTTCAATTTCCAGAGAAGATAA